In a genomic window of Roseiflexus castenholzii DSM 13941:
- a CDS encoding NAD(P)/FAD-dependent oxidoreductase translates to MLKAKRLITDLDEIAVALINRTNYHGFWPLLYQVATAGLEPESIAYPVRAILRRYRNANFLLAEVNGVDFEQHTVLTDVGSVSYDYLVLAAGSTTNFFGNERFERYTLGMKDLDEAQRLRNHILHCFERAASERDPAHRAALLTFVVVGGGPTGVELAGAFVELIRHVMRKDYPMLDVHQAHVALIEATDRVLATFPESLQRAALDRLRRMGVDVRLNTPVADARPGVLAFKDGSELAAETIVWAAGVRASPLAEALGVTLGRGARVKVEPTLTLPGHPNVFVVGDMAYLEGYRPGVPYPMVAPVAVQMGEQAARNIIARTRRNPMKPFRYFDKGQMATIGRSAAVLDSFGIRLTGWPAWVGWLFVHLMELVGFRNRALVLLNWAYSYFTYDRGVRLIFGVGAEERLKVERLKVER, encoded by the coding sequence TTGCTCAAAGCGAAACGTCTCATCACCGATCTCGATGAGATCGCCGTTGCGCTGATCAACCGGACGAACTACCACGGCTTCTGGCCCCTCCTCTACCAGGTGGCAACCGCCGGTCTGGAGCCAGAGTCGATTGCGTATCCGGTGCGCGCGATTCTGCGACGCTATCGCAATGCCAATTTTCTGCTCGCCGAGGTGAACGGCGTGGATTTCGAGCAGCATACGGTGCTGACCGACGTCGGTTCTGTGTCCTACGACTATCTGGTGCTGGCAGCGGGGAGTACAACGAACTTTTTTGGGAATGAGCGGTTTGAGCGATATACGCTTGGCATGAAGGACCTCGACGAGGCGCAGCGGTTGCGCAATCATATCCTGCACTGCTTCGAGCGCGCTGCGTCCGAACGCGACCCAGCGCACCGCGCGGCGTTGCTGACCTTCGTTGTCGTCGGCGGCGGGCCCACCGGTGTCGAGCTGGCGGGGGCATTTGTCGAGTTGATCCGCCATGTGATGCGCAAAGACTATCCGATGCTCGATGTCCATCAGGCGCATGTGGCGCTCATTGAAGCGACCGACCGGGTGCTGGCGACGTTTCCCGAGTCGTTGCAGCGCGCGGCGCTGGATCGATTGCGTCGCATGGGGGTGGATGTGCGCCTGAATACACCGGTGGCGGATGCCCGTCCAGGAGTGCTGGCATTCAAAGATGGTTCGGAACTGGCAGCCGAGACAATCGTGTGGGCAGCGGGAGTGCGCGCATCGCCGCTGGCAGAGGCGCTTGGCGTAACGCTAGGGCGTGGCGCGCGGGTGAAGGTCGAACCAACGTTGACGCTGCCAGGACACCCCAATGTATTCGTGGTTGGCGACATGGCCTATCTGGAGGGATACCGTCCTGGCGTACCCTACCCGATGGTCGCACCGGTCGCCGTTCAGATGGGGGAGCAGGCGGCGCGCAACATTATTGCTCGCACCCGGCGCAACCCGATGAAGCCGTTCCGCTACTTCGACAAAGGGCAGATGGCGACGATTGGGCGGAGCGCAGCCGTGCTCGACTCTTTTGGCATCCGATTGACCGGCTGGCCGGCATGGGTCGGCTGGCTCTTCGTCCACCTTATGGAATTGGTCGGTTTCCGCAATCGGGCGCTGGTGCTGCTGAACTGGGCGTACAGTTACTTCACCTACGACCGCGGCGTGCGCCTGATCTTTGGCGTCGGAGCGGAGGAGCGGTTGAAGGTTGAACGGTTGAAGGTTGAAAGGTGA